A stretch of the Chelonoidis abingdonii isolate Lonesome George chromosome 11, CheloAbing_2.0, whole genome shotgun sequence genome encodes the following:
- the RIIAD1 gene encoding RIIa domain-containing protein 1 yields the protein MADVASGLEGLDLGALNPEQQAQLTEFKINTRIANEKYLRSHKEVELLLSGFLREVMLRRPENIPEFAAEHFTDPELPMKTQKKLAEKAKQVN from the exons ATGGCTGATGTGGCCTCCGGCTTGGAGGGGCTGGATCTGGGGGCCCTGAACCCAGAGCAGCAGGCACAGCTCACGGAGttcaag ATTAACACTCGCATTGCCAATGAGAAGTACTTGAGGTCTCACAAAGAAGTTGAGCTGCTGCTATCAGGATTTCTGAG AGAAGTTATGCTGAGAAGACCAGAGAATATCCCTGAGTTTGCAGCAG AACATTTTACGGATCCGGAGCTTCCAATGAAGACACAGAAAAAACTAGCGGAAAAAGCAAAGCAGGTGAATTGA